The sequence TGCGAATCCCCTGCCTCAACACTCCATCTGTATTGGTCATCTGAAGACAGACATCTTACATACAGAGCACCTTTCCAAAAGCTGACTGCCTGACTGCTGGTGTCTGTGGGTGTTGGCTTCCGTCTGTTTCTACTTCCTGGCCTCTGCTGTTGCTCAACATTTTCTCACCTCTTCTCAGAGTGGAGGGTGCAGAATCATTTAGTGGTTAGAGAAACATCTTCGGCTGTATGAGTATTAGGTAAGCTGGTGTTATATTAAGTCACTCGAGGCACTAAGTCCACACCAGCTCCATGTTTGCTTTGTAGTGGATTTTGACCTCCGAGTTCTCAGTGGAtactgacaacagaaaaaagaattTCCAAGAATCAACAATCCCTCTATCAAAATACTGATATATCTGCATCCAAGAAAAGACCTTCAGCCTCAGACCAGgactctccagctcctcctccctttcAGCACCCACAGTACCATGCTGTGTGCACTCCTGCGAAGGAACATGTCCCAGAAGCtgagtgtgctgctgctggtattTGGCCTGGCATGGGGACTTATGTTGCTGCGCTACACGGTGCAGCAACCTCGCCATCAAAGCAGCTCTGAGCTACGTGAGCAGATCCTGGAGCTCAGCCGGCGATATGTCAAGGTCCTGACAGAGGAGAACCAAAATGCGCCAGGTGGGCCGCAGGGAACATCTATGGCTGGATATGGTAAGCATTTAAGAAGTCAGGAATGCTATATAAAGTATGAGGTGActcctcactttgttttcttccttctcttccccATGCACCCAGCTGATCTGAAGAGGACTATAGCTGTGTTACTGGACGACATTCTGACACGACTGGTCAAACTGGAGGGGAAGATTGAATTGGTGGTAAATGTGTCCTCCACTAACACCTCCCACACAGCAGGGGGTGTCCTTgcctctgctcctgctgctctaCAGAAGTCCTCCAAACAGGAGACACCTGGCAGTCACCCAGGAACGT comes from Scatophagus argus isolate fScaArg1 chromosome 17, fScaArg1.pri, whole genome shotgun sequence and encodes:
- the ccdc126 gene encoding coiled-coil domain-containing protein 126, which encodes MLCALLRRNMSQKLSVLLLVFGLAWGLMLLRYTVQQPRHQSSSELREQILELSRRYVKVLTEENQNAPGGPQGTSMAGYADLKRTIAVLLDDILTRLVKLEGKIELVVNVSSTNTSHTAGGVLASAPAALQKSSKQETPGSHPGTSLLRPHVRNRPQPRQGA